One genomic window of Myxocyprinus asiaticus isolate MX2 ecotype Aquarium Trade chromosome 5, UBuf_Myxa_2, whole genome shotgun sequence includes the following:
- the dapk3 gene encoding death-associated protein kinase 3 produces the protein MAGFRQEDVELYYEMGEELGSGQFAIVRKCKEKSTGTEYAAKFIKKRRLSSSRRGVSREEIEREVNILREIQHSNIITLHDIFENKTDVILILELVSGGELFDFLAEKESLTEEEATQFLKQILDGVHYLHSKRIAHFDLKPENIMLLDKNVPNPRIKLIDFGIAHQIKDGHEFKNIFGTPEFVAPEIVNYEPLGLEADMWSIGVITYILLSGASPFLGETKQETLTNISAVNYDFDEEYFSNTSELAKDFIRRLLVKDPKKRMTIDDSLQHPWIKVIKRRNVRPEESERKPERRRLKTTRLKEYTIKSHSSMPPNNTYINFERFSQVMEEIGVAEDGLRELEKNQRSCREDVAALLSIYEEKEGWYKEENESIASDLNRIKQELQRAQALRRQSQEEARATMLSANALKRKFCRLEKRYEVLAEQMVSEVRWVEELVRSISAENDVRTTGMA, from the exons ATGGCTGGCTTCAGACAGGAGGATGTAGAGCTTTACTATGAGATGGGAGAGGAGCTAGGAAG TGGACAATTTGCCATTGTGCGTAAATGTAAAGAAAAGAGTACGGGAACAGAATATGCTGCCAAGTTTATCAAGAAAAGGCGGCTGTCATCCAGCCGAAGGGGCGTGAGCCGAGAAGAAATTGAGCGAGAGGTGAACATCCTTCGAGAGATCCAGCACAGCAACATCATCACCCTCCATGACATCTTTGAGAACAAAACCGATGTGATCCTCATCCTGGAGCTGGTGTCTGGAGGAGAGCTGTTTGACTTCCTGGCTGAGAAGGAGTCGTTGACTGAGGAGGAGGCCACACAGTTTCTCAAGCAGATCCTGGATGGAGTGCACTACCTCCACTCTAAACGCATAGCACACTTTGACTTGAAG CCTGAGAACATAATGCTGCTGGATAAGAATGTTCCTAATCCCAGAATCAAGTTGATAGATTTTGGAATTGCACATCAAATTAAGGATGGACATGAATTTAAAAATATCTTTGGAACTCCTGAATTTGTTG CCCCGGAAATTGTAAATTATGAGCCCCTCGGCCTGGAGGCAGACATGTG GAGCATTGGCGTTAtcacatatatact TTTGAGTGGTGCTTCTCCATTTCTTGGTGAAACCAAACAAGAAACACTGACCAACATTTCAGCTGTTAACTATGACTTTGATGAAGAGTACTTCAGCAACACAAGTGAGCTTGCCAAGGACTTCATTCGCCGATTGTTGGTCAAGGATCCCAA GAAGAGAATGACAATTGACGACAGTCTCCAACACCCCTGGATCAAG GTGATTAAGAGGCGAAATGTGCGGCCAGAGGAGAGTGAGCGCAAGCCGGAGCGTAGGCGTCTGAAGACCACCCGTCTGAAGGAGTATACCATCAAATCCCACTCCAGCATGCCTCCCAACAACACCTACATCAACTTCGAGCGCTTCTCCCAGGTGATGGAGGAAATAGGCGTGGCCGAGGATGGCCTGCGAGAGCTGGAGAAGAACCAGCGCTCGTGCAGAGAAGATGTGGCTGCTTTGCTCTCCATCTATGAGGAGAAGGAAGGCTGGTACAAAGAGGAGAACGAGAGCATCGCCTCCGATCTGAATCGGATCAAACAGGAGCTGCAGAGAGCGCAAGCCCTCCGCAGACAGAGCCAAGAGGAGGCACGGGCCACCATGCTGTCAGCCAATGCCCTCAAACGCAAGTTTTGTCGGCTGGAGAAGCGCTATGAAGTGCTGGCTGAGCAGATGGTCTCTGAGGTGCGCTGGGTGGAAGAGCTGGTGCGATCGATTTCTGCTGAAAACGACGTTCGTACCACCGGCATGGCATAA